A single region of the Pseudonocardia alni genome encodes:
- a CDS encoding WhiB family transcriptional regulator, with protein sequence MLLALLSEPPPSEPDWREHGLCAQTDPDAFFPEKGGSSRDAKRVCDRCEVRDDCLTYAIEHDERFGIWGGASERERRQIRREQQLEGPR encoded by the coding sequence CTGTTGCTGGCACTCCTCAGCGAACCCCCGCCCTCCGAGCCGGACTGGCGGGAGCACGGACTGTGCGCCCAGACCGACCCCGACGCCTTCTTCCCCGAGAAGGGGGGATCCAGCCGGGACGCGAAGCGCGTCTGTGATCGCTGCGAGGTCCGGGACGACTGCCTCACCTACGCCATCGAGCACGACGAGCGATTCGGCATCTGGGGCGGCGCGTCCGAGAGGGAGCGGCGCCAGATCCGCCGCGAGCAGCAGTTGGAGGGGCCCCGATGA